The proteins below are encoded in one region of Candidatus Hydrogenedentota bacterium:
- a CDS encoding alpha-galactosidase, with amino-acid sequence MSLVKIALIGAGSRSFGPSSIKDVLLSEPLADRGVELVLMDIAAGHLKDSETYARKVAEKLGRKTAITATTDLETALRGAHFVVTAIEVDRFLYWSQDFHVPRKHGFRQVFGENGGPGGLFHALRNMGPMVRIAKTMERLCPDAWLLNFTNPEHKLCEAVSRLTPVRNAGLCHGVFMGMEQIARILGMPVEDLDGAACGMNHFTFFQTIRDRRTGDDLYPRLREIEREGDWLHDWHEIGLARILFRRFGLWPSPAANHYGEYIRWADEFVASELQYFYDPADGHPWQTGRIPEFVYSLSGDVTGRPWKKTETEPEPFELNALLHSGELAVPIMEGIACGVRRRLEAVNVPNRGAIPNLPHDMVVEIPATVDATGMDPEAMAPLPEPLAALMRTQASIHQLLVEAFAEQSRDKLIQAMLLDPTVDSYRRAIECVDEMLALQKDILPPLK; translated from the coding sequence ATGTCCCTGGTGAAGATTGCATTGATAGGCGCCGGCAGCCGTTCCTTCGGGCCGTCGTCCATCAAGGATGTGCTATTGAGCGAACCCCTGGCGGATCGGGGTGTCGAATTGGTCCTGATGGATATAGCCGCCGGACATCTGAAGGATTCGGAGACGTATGCGCGCAAGGTGGCGGAAAAACTGGGGCGGAAAACGGCGATTACGGCCACGACCGATCTCGAAACCGCGCTGCGCGGGGCGCATTTCGTCGTCACGGCGATAGAAGTGGATCGGTTTCTTTACTGGTCGCAGGATTTCCACGTTCCGCGCAAGCACGGATTCCGGCAGGTGTTCGGCGAAAACGGCGGGCCGGGCGGATTGTTCCATGCCCTGCGCAACATGGGGCCGATGGTTCGCATCGCAAAGACCATGGAGCGCCTGTGTCCCGATGCGTGGCTACTGAATTTCACCAATCCCGAACATAAACTCTGCGAGGCTGTTTCGCGGCTGACCCCGGTTCGCAATGCCGGCCTGTGCCACGGCGTGTTCATGGGCATGGAGCAAATAGCGCGCATTCTTGGCATGCCGGTCGAGGATCTCGACGGCGCGGCCTGCGGCATGAATCATTTCACCTTTTTCCAAACGATTCGCGACCGGCGCACCGGCGACGACTTGTATCCGCGCCTGCGCGAAATCGAGCGGGAAGGCGACTGGCTTCACGACTGGCATGAAATCGGCCTTGCGCGCATTTTGTTCCGCCGTTTCGGACTCTGGCCGTCGCCCGCCGCGAACCACTACGGCGAATACATCCGGTGGGCCGACGAGTTTGTCGCGAGCGAGTTGCAGTATTTCTACGATCCCGCCGACGGTCATCCGTGGCAGACCGGCCGGATTCCCGAATTCGTCTATTCACTTAGCGGGGATGTAACGGGCCGTCCCTGGAAAAAAACAGAGACCGAACCCGAACCCTTTGAATTGAATGCGCTTCTTCATTCCGGGGAACTTGCCGTGCCGATTATGGAGGGTATCGCCTGCGGTGTCCGGCGGCGCCTGGAAGCCGTCAATGTGCCCAACCGCGGCGCGATTCCGAATCTGCCGCATGACATGGTCGTCGAAATTCCGGCGACGGTGGATGCGACCGGCATGGACCCCGAAGCCATGGCGCCGCTGCCCGAACCGCTCGCCGCCCTGATGCGCACCCAGGCCTCGATTCACCAGTTGCTCGTCGAGGCCTTTGCCGAACAGTCGCGGGACAAATTGATCCAGGCGATGCTGCTTGATCCCACGGTGGACTCGTACCGCCGCGCCATCGAATGTGTGGACGAAATGCTGGCGCTGCAGAAGGACATTCTGCCGCCATTGAAATAA
- a CDS encoding uroporphyrinogen decarboxylase family protein, producing MTSRERVLKALAFEETDRVPMDLAGMPSTGVSCFAYPGLVAALGLPYRPPRVYDTGQMLALPDLDVLDALGTDVVTLTMDYTNAFDEPDKWRPYDFGGRLPALVRDPCAFETLPDGTVIQHGGQSRMPPAAHVFESEHGGQPFDLAGELPKPDLREVEKNNRDWQFSNEQIDATARYFERVRNATDRAILFCGPGAGIGIGAYYGVATFPMLCMTEPDFVARLHEITIHYACERVQSLLKVIHPYIDVYQCSSDDWGTQNQTFAAPAVFDELFKPYYRRFTDAIHAAGPNVKTFLHSCGAIYDILDMVIESGFDVLNPVQWTAGGHSFREWKDKARNRIALWGGGVNTQVTLPLGTVEDVEREVREIVACMRRDGGYVFCAIHNILAEIPGEKIVALYRACS from the coding sequence ATGACATCCCGGGAACGTGTTTTGAAAGCCCTGGCGTTTGAGGAAACGGACCGCGTGCCGATGGATTTGGCCGGCATGCCGTCCACCGGCGTCAGTTGTTTCGCCTATCCCGGCCTTGTCGCCGCGCTGGGCCTGCCGTACCGCCCGCCGCGGGTCTACGACACCGGCCAGATGCTGGCATTGCCCGATTTGGACGTGCTTGACGCGCTTGGAACGGACGTCGTCACGTTGACAATGGATTACACGAACGCGTTCGACGAGCCGGACAAATGGCGGCCCTATGATTTCGGTGGACGCCTGCCGGCGCTTGTCCGCGACCCGTGCGCTTTCGAGACATTGCCGGACGGCACGGTCATCCAACACGGCGGCCAGAGCCGGATGCCGCCCGCCGCGCACGTGTTCGAATCCGAGCATGGCGGGCAGCCGTTCGATTTGGCGGGCGAGTTGCCAAAGCCCGACTTGCGCGAAGTCGAGAAAAACAACCGGGATTGGCAGTTTTCCAACGAGCAGATTGACGCGACGGCCCGGTATTTCGAGCGTGTCCGAAACGCCACGGACCGCGCAATCCTCTTCTGCGGACCGGGCGCGGGAATCGGAATCGGCGCGTATTACGGCGTCGCCACGTTCCCGATGCTCTGCATGACCGAGCCGGATTTCGTCGCCAGGCTGCACGAGATCACGATTCATTACGCCTGTGAGCGCGTTCAATCCCTGCTCAAAGTCATCCATCCCTATATTGATGTCTACCAATGTTCGAGCGACGATTGGGGCACGCAGAACCAGACCTTCGCAGCGCCAGCCGTTTTCGATGAGTTGTTCAAACCCTACTATCGCCGCTTTACGGACGCGATCCACGCCGCCGGGCCGAATGTGAAAACGTTTCTGCATTCGTGCGGCGCGATTTACGACATTCTCGACATGGTCATCGAAAGCGGGTTCGATGTGTTGAATCCCGTCCAGTGGACCGCGGGAGGCCATTCGTTCCGGGAATGGAAGGACAAAGCGCGCAACCGCATCGCCCTGTGGGGAGGCGGCGTCAACACCCAGGTCACGCTGCCGCTGGGAACGGTCGAGGACGTCGAACGCGAAGTACGCGAAATCGTCGCCTGCATGCGGCGCGACGGCGGCTACGTCTTCTGCGCTATACACAACATCTTGGCCGAAATTCCCGGCGAGAAAATCGTGGCCCTGTACCGTGCGTGCTCATAA